From a single Drosophila sulfurigaster albostrigata strain 15112-1811.04 chromosome 3, ASM2355843v2, whole genome shotgun sequence genomic region:
- the LOC133844752 gene encoding patronin isoform X2 yields the protein MDAETQEIRQARQRASVKWLLSKAFNNRVPDNLKEPFYRDHENQERLKPQIVVELGNATLYCQTLSNLYSDPNYQSLNHWSILQTLARKGVAVVESSDMPITETVLIQTNPLRINAHMSVIESLMILYAKEISSGDRVTSALRRISGSSYQAPAGQTYEQALLAWISHACAALKKRIVKELESSVPDEIGTRLQTPDIPPVRDFQDLCDGICLALLISYYCPKVVPWTSVRINYLPAVEDSIHNILLVSSFSQKHLPYGVFHMTPEDITYMRGSMKLNLVLLLTDLFNLFEIHPAKCVCYPGMDGQDVIAKRTMGANEHGICHRRGLTMQPVTPIPDLRSDLDQPPVGSPSNRPPFQVPNTNSFSGGLNRRSTPPTEYQTMQSNHFDGNQAEAFVVHKSRGITTLSSMHSQHQQQQQQQHHHQQQQQQQHFQHQQQHQQLQQQQLQSQQEPLVPARLRQAKEKNNVESKADERGDFVAAGRPSNWEQSRRPSFAGRRSRRNSSSEDSQLTIENFGGSQDQINTLGRYERERDRERERKLSNTSVEPAVAVRSSIADARGTLQLGYDTDSGSEKQDRETEKYSMRRQASVDNVPTVSSHNLSNLSNAGSPLPMARNKQHSNERDYANAEHYNDARSTSGYDPESTPVRKSSTSSMPASPAAWQLEICDDDMRSLEHVNKLSSMRMKLEEKRRRIEQDKRKIEMAVMRHQEKEDLESCPDVLKWETMSNESKRTPDIDPADMDKYQQSIAIMNMNLQDIQQDIHRLATQQSQMQAQHLQAQQLMQAQQIANMLNQQQTYGSQQHLADHHYQQRPMQQSFGSSPHLPQAFNAPVSAYSSRPPSRDPYQQQQQQLHHPHQQQPMQMPPMQYVNEHGQYMSPPAHYMQPQSIYSDNGAPYNNHSPYGAPPPQPQYQQRNSVYDDYGQPANHFYLHESPPQPHPQRRTWAHSAAAAAYEQQQQQQQQHQHQQPLVDVNAWQSQKKLQQQQQQLQQQQQLQQNWPNRPPSSAGASQGFVLHQNGGSGAGGGGGGELQHLFQMQSSPQHGQRLHGGANGVQRQQSLTNLRDNRSPKGNMMQPQPMTLGQHEDMMAPQSICFIGDEEDVDELERNIIESMQSTRISDFVVQQQQRLHQQQQQQQQQQLPATHSGRGSSSEDYDSGELISNKLNITSGNLTYRIPSPSRPSIQANSFQDPRGSVGGGSGSGGSGEEQRPEKGFYISFDNDQPKRPKPPLRTKRSPKKEPGRDSVDNQVVLKRESLSQLHNINNSVGGGDEIKNASLARHSIHGIAAGLPSNANSAGNATYNKYTDEPPIQLRQMAAATAEPLGLERRHLEDLTNQPQQQPLSPTRLRAEQNAEAAKNKAIVIGADSTNLDPESVDEMERRKEKIMLLSLQRRQQQEEAKARKEIEASQKREKEREKEEERARKKEEQVARRAAILEQHRLKKAIEEAEREGKTLDRPDLHVKLQPQSSSASTPRLRQQRVTRPRPKTIHVDDASVDISEASSLSSRGKKGSSSNLTGYGQLSSNSMKRDYYRGSQDSLTVKESPDDYPSTSSTPIGRRGSYKTSREPAVERGRTLSRISVAKGSTLNFRGRKSNSLMNLCDSGLGRATPPRRAPSPGMAASGRHMPSPSGPGSLPPGLISKRRGFDDGSSDTMEYSGPKLYKQPAAKSNRGIILNAVEYCVFPGAVNREAKQKVLEKIARSEAKHFLVLFRDAGCQFRALYSYVPETDQVTKLYGTGPSQVDEVMFDKFFKYNSGGKCFSQVHTKHLTVTIDAFTIHNSLWQGKRVQLPSKKDMALVI from the exons ATGGATGCCGAAACACAGGAAATACGACAG GCTCGTCAACGTGCTTCCGTCAAATGGCTGCTGTCGAAGGCGTTCAACAATCGCGTACCCGACAACCTGAAGGAGCCGTTCTATCGCGATCACGAGAACCAGGAACGCCTCAAGCCGCAGATCGTTGTTGAGCTGGGCAATGCGACGCTCTACTGTCAGACGTTGTCCAATCTCTACTCTGATCCCAACTACCAAAGCTTAAATCACTGGTCAATCTTACAGACGCTAGCGCGCAAGGGAGTCGCTGTGGTCGAGTCCTCGGACATGCCCATTACCGAAACGGTATTAATTCAAACGAATCCGTTGCGAATT AATGCACACATGTCTGTGATAGAATCGCTGATGATTCTGTATGCAAAGGAAATATCGTCGGGAGACCGCGTCACATCGGCCCTGCGAAG AATATCTGGCAGCAGTTATCAGGCGCCTGCTGGCCAAACTTACGAGCAAGCATTGCTTGCTTGGATATCGCATGCGTGCGCTGCGCTAAAGAAGCGCATCGTCAAGGAGCTGGAGTCAAGTGTGCCGGATGAAATC gGCACACGTCTGCAAACGCCGGATATACCGCCAGTGCGTGATTTTCAGGATCTGTGCGATGGCATTTGCCTGGCGCTGCTCATTTCCTACTATTGCCCCAAGGTGGTGCCGTGGACGAGTGTGCGCATCAACTATCTGCCCGCGGTGGAGGACTCCATACACAATATACTGCTCGTGAGCAGTTTTTCACAAAAGCATTTGCCATACGGCGTCTTCCACATGACGCCCGAGGACATCACCTACATGCGGGG CTCGATGAAACTGAATCTGGTCTTGCTGCTGACGGATTTGTTCAATCTGTTCGAAATACACCCGGCCAAATGTGTTTGCTACCCTGGCATGGATGGACAGG ATGTCATCGCCAAGCGCACCATGGGCGCCAATGAGCACGGAATCTGCCATCGACGGGGCCTCACAATGCAACCCGTAACGCCCATACCCGATTTACGCAGCGATCTTGACCAGCCGCCAGTTGGCTCGCCATCGAATCGGCCACCGTTTCAAG TTCCGAACACAAATTCATTTAGCGGCGGCTTAAATCGCAGATCAACTCCGCCCACCGAATATCAAACGATGCAATCAAATCACTTTGATGGCAATCAAGCTGAAG CGTTCGTCGTGCACAAGTCGCGTGGCATTACCACACTCTCATCCATGCACtcgcaacatcagcaacagcagcagcagcaacatcatcatcagcagcagcaacagcaacaacactttcagcaccagcaacagcatcaacaactgcagcagcaacagttgcagtcgcagcagGAGCCCTTGGTTCCAGCTCGGTTGCGTCAGGCTAAAGAAAAGAACAATGTCGAGTCGAAGGCAGACGAGAGAG GCGATTTTGTCGCTGCTGGTCGACCAAGTAACTGGGAACAGAGCCGACGTCCGAGCTTTGCAG GTCGCCGTTCACGAAGGAATTCCTCCAGCGAAGATTCGCAGCTGACGATTGAGAATTTTGGAGGCTCGCAGGATCAAATCAATACGCTGGGCAGATATGAACGTGAACGGGACAGGGAAAGGGAACGTAAGCTGTCTAACACAAGTGTGG AACCTGCTGTGGCAGTGCGTTCTTCGATTGCCGATGCGCGTGGCACACTGCAGCTGGGCTACGACACGGATTCAGGATCGGAGAAGCAGGATCGTGAAACGGAAAAGTATTCAATGCGTCGACAAGCAAG TGTCGACAATGTGCCCACGGTCTCGAGCCACAATCTGTCGAATTTATCAAATGCGGGTAGTCCGTTGCCCATGGCGCGTAATAAACAACATTCCAACGAAAGGGATTATGCGAATGCCGAGCACTACAACGATGCCAGATCAACGAGTGGCTACGATCCGGAGAGCACACCTGTACGCAAGTCCTCGACGAGCAGCATGCCCGCCAGTCCGGCTGCGTGGCAATTGGAGATTTGCGATGACGATATGCGTTCGCTGGAGCATGTCAACAAGCTGTCGTCGATGCGCATGAAACTTGAAGAGAAACGGCGACGTATCGAGCAGGATAAGCGTAAAATCGAAATGGCCGTGATGAGGCACCAAGAAAAg GAGGATTTGGAATCGTGTCCGGATGTCTTGAAGTGGGAGACCATGAGCAATGAGTCGAAGCGCACGCCGGACATTGATCCCGCTGACATGGACAAGTACCAG CAAAGCATCGCCATTATGAACATGAATCTGCAGGATATCCAACAGGATATCCATCGGCTGGCCACGCAGCAGAGCCAAATGCAGGCGCAGCATCTGCAAGCGCAGCAGCTGATGCAGGCACAGCAAATAGCCAACATGCTGAATCAG CAACAAACCTATGGCTCGCAACAACACTTGGCTGATCATCATTACCAGCAACGTCCCATGCAGCAAAGCTTTGGCTCATCACCGCATCTTCCGCAGGCCTTCAATGCGCCCGTCAGCGCCTACAGTTCCCGTCCGCCCAGTCGCGATCCctaccagcaacagcagcagcagctccaccatccacaccagcagcagcccaTGCAAATGCCCCCGATGCAGTACGTCAACGAGCACGGCCAATACATGTCGCCACCTGCTCACTACATGCAACCCCAGAGCATCTACAGCGACAATGGTGCACCCTACAACAACCATTCGCCGTACGGAGCTCCACCGCCGCAGCCACAGTATCAGCAGCGGAACAGCGTCTACGATGACTACGGCCAGCCGGCGAATCACTTTTACCTGCACGAGTCTCCGCCCCAGCCACATCCTCAGCGACGTACTTGGGCGCActcggcggcagcagctgcctatgagcagcagcagcagcaacaacaacagcaccagcaTCAACAGCCCTTGGTGGATGTGAATGCCTGGCAAAGCCAGAAgaagttgcaacagcagcagcaacaactgcagcagcagcagcagcttcaacaAAACTGGCCAAATCGACCGCCCTCCAGCGCTGGCGCATCTCAGGGCTTTGTGCTGCATCAGAATGGTGGCAGCGGTGCtggaggcggcggtggcggtgagTTGCAGCATCTGTTTCAGATGCAATCATCGCCACAGCATGGCCAGCGTTTGCATGGTGGCGCCAATGGCGTGCAACGCCAACAATCGTTGACCAATCTTCGCGACAATCGCTCGCCCAAGGGCAACATGATGCAACCGCAGCCCATGACGTTGGGTCAGCATGAGGATATGATGGCGCCGCAGAGCATTTGCTTTATTGGCGACGAGGAGGATGTGGATGAGCTGGAGCGCAACATTATCGAGTCAATGCAGTCAACACGCATCTCTGATTTTGtggtgcagcaacagcagcggctgcatcagcagcagcaacaacagcagcagcaacagttgccggCGACGCACAGCGGACGCGGCAGCAGCTCAGAGGATTACGATAGCGGCGAGCTGATTTCCAATAAGCTAAACATCACCAGCGGCAATCTGACCTATCGCATACCCTCGCCTTCGCGACCCTCCATACAGGCCAACAGCTTTCAGGATCCACGCGGCAGTGTcggcggtggcagcggcagcggtggCAGTGGCGAGGAGCAGCGACCCGAGAAGGGCTTCTACATATCGTTCGACAACGATCAGCCGAAACGACCAAAGCCGCCGTTGCGCACCAAGCGCTCTCCCAAAAAGGAACCGGGTCGGGATAGTGTGGACAACCAAGTTGTCCTTAAACGTGAATCGCTAAGTCAACtgcacaacatcaacaactcGGTGGGCGGTGGTGATGAGATCAAGAACGCTTCCCTTGCCCGTCACAGCATCCATGGAATTGCCGCTGGCTTGCCATCGAATGCCAACAGTGCTGGCAACGCCACCTACAACAAGTACACGGATGAGCCGCCCATTCAACTGCGCCAGATGGCTGCAGCGACGGCCGAACCCTTGGGTCTGGAGCGTCGGCATCTTGAGGACCTCACCAatcagccgcagcaacaaccTCTGTCGCCCACTCGTCTGAGGGCCGAGCAAAATGCCGAGGCAGCCAAGAACAAGGCGATCGTCATTGGTGCGGATTCGACTAATCTGGATCCG GAATCTGTTGATGAAATGGAGCGTCGCAAGGAAAAGATTATGCTGCTCTCGCTGCAGCGTCGCCAGCAGCAAGAGGAGGCGAAGGCGCGCAAGGAGATTGAGGCATCACAGAAGCGTGAAAAGGAACGGGAAAAGGAGGAGGAACGTGCGCGCAAAAAGGAGGAGCAAGTGGCGCGACGAGCGGCCATATTGGAACAACATAGACTAAAGAAAGCCATCGAAGAGGCCGAGCGAGAA ggTAAAACCCTGGATCGGCCCGATCTACATGTTAAACTACAGCCGCAGAGTTCGAGTGCGTCCACGCCACGTCTTAGACAGCAGCGTGTCACACGACCACGGCCCAAAACCATCCACGTCGATGATGCTAGCGTGGACATTAGTGAGGCTTCAAGCCTATCCAGTCGGGGAAAGAAAGGCTCCAGTTCTAATCTAACTG GCTACGGTCAGCTAAGCTCAAATTCAATGAAAAGAGATTATTACCGGGGATCTCAAGACTCCCTAACTGTTAAAG AGTCCCCCGACGATTATCCCAGCACAAGTTCAACTCCGATTGGACGACGGGGATCATACAAAACTTCCAGAG AGCCAGCCGTCGAAAGGGGCCGCACCCTGTCGCGTATATCAGTTGCTAAGGGGAGCACACTTAATTTCCGTGGCCGAAAGTCCAATTCACTAATGAATTTGTGCG ATTCGGGATTGGGACGGGCAACTCCGCCGCGCCGCGCACCGTCACCAGGAATGGCGGCATCAGGTAGGCATATGCCATCTCCCTCTGGACCAGGCTCTTTGCCGCCAGGTTTGATATCGAAGCGTCGCGGATTTGATGATGGATCAAGTGATACCATGGAATACTCGG GTCCAAAACTGTATAAACAACCAGCGGCCAAATCGAATCGCGGCATTATACTGAATGCCGTTGAATACTGCGTTTTTCCGGGCGCCGTGAATCGCGAGGCGAAGCAGAAAGTGCTCGAGAAGATCGCACGCTCCGAGGCGAAACACTTCCTTGTACTCTTCCGTGATGCCGGCTGCCAATTCCGTGCCCTCTACAGCTATGTGCCCGAAACGGACCAAGTGACAAAGCTGTACGGCACGGGACCTAGTCAAGTCGACGAAGTCATGTTCGATAAGTTCTTCAA ATACAACTCAGGTGGCAAATGCTTCTCCCAGGTGCACACAAAGCATCTGACAGTCACGATAGACGCCTTCACAATACACAACTCGCTGTGGCAGGGCAAGCGGGTGCAGTTGCCCAGCAAGAAGGACATGGCACTTGTAATCTAA
- the LOC133844752 gene encoding patronin isoform X12 produces the protein MDAETQEIRQARQRASVKWLLSKAFNNRVPDNLKEPFYRDHENQERLKPQIVVELGNATLYCQTLSNLYSDPNYQSLNHWSILQTLARKGVAVVESSDMPITETVLIQTNPLRINAHMSVIESLMILYAKEISSGDRVTSALRRISGSSYQAPAGQTYEQALLAWISHACAALKKRIVKELESSVPDEIGTRLQTPDIPPVRDFQDLCDGICLALLISYYCPKVVPWTSVRINYLPAVEDSIHNILLVSSFSQKHLPYGVFHMTPEDITYMRGSMKLNLVLLLTDLFNLFEIHPAKCVCYPGMDGQDVIAKRTMGANEHGICHRRGLTMQPVTPIPDLRSDLDQPPVGSPSNRPPFQVPNTNSFSGGLNRRSTPPTEYQTMQSNHFDGNQAEAFVVHKSRGITTLSSMHSQHQQQQQQQHHHQQQQQQQHFQHQQQHQQLQQQQLQSQQEPLVPARLRQAKEKNNVESKADERGDFVAAGRPSNWEQSRRPSFAGRRSRRNSSSEDSQLTIENFGGSQDQINTLGRYERERDRERERKLSNTSVEPAVAVRSSIADARGTLQLGYDTDSGSEKQDRETEKYSMRRQASVDNVPTVSSHNLSNLSNAGSPLPMARNKQHSNERDYANAEHYNDARSTSGYDPESTPVRKSSTSSMPASPAAWQLEICDDDMRSLEHVNKLSSMRMKLEEKRRRIEQDKRKIEMAVMRHQEKEDLESCPDVLKWETMSNESKRTPDIDPADMDKYQQQTYGSQQHLADHHYQQRPMQQSFGSSPHLPQAFNAPVSAYSSRPPSRDPYQQQQQQLHHPHQQQPMQMPPMQYVNEHGQYMSPPAHYMQPQSIYSDNGAPYNNHSPYGAPPPQPQYQQRNSVYDDYGQPANHFYLHESPPQPHPQRRTWAHSAAAAAYEQQQQQQQQHQHQQPLVDVNAWQSQKKLQQQQQQLQQQQQLQQNWPNRPPSSAGASQGFVLHQNGGSGAGGGGGGELQHLFQMQSSPQHGQRLHGGANGVQRQQSLTNLRDNRSPKGNMMQPQPMTLGQHEDMMAPQSICFIGDEEDVDELERNIIESMQSTRISDFVVQQQQRLHQQQQQQQQQQLPATHSGRGSSSEDYDSGELISNKLNITSGNLTYRIPSPSRPSIQANSFQDPRGSVGGGSGSGGSGEEQRPEKGFYISFDNDQPKRPKPPLRTKRSPKKEPGRDSVDNQVVLKRESLSQLHNINNSVGGGDEIKNASLARHSIHGIAAGLPSNANSAGNATYNKYTDEPPIQLRQMAAATAEPLGLERRHLEDLTNQPQQQPLSPTRLRAEQNAEAAKNKAIVIGADSTNLDPESVDEMERRKEKIMLLSLQRRQQQEEAKARKEIEASQKREKEREKEEERARKKEEQVARRAAILEQHRLKKAIEEAEREGKTLDRPDLHVKLQPQSSSASTPRLRQQRVTRPRPKTIHVDDASVDISEASSLSSRGKKGSSSNLTGYGQLSSNSMKRDYYRGSQDSLTVKESPDDYPSTSSTPIGRRGSYKTSREPAVERGRTLSRISVAKGSTLNFRGRKSNSLMNLCDTDSGLGRATPPRRAPSPGMAASGRHMPSPSGPGSLPPGLISKRRGFDDGSSDTMEYSGPKLYKQPAAKSNRGIILNAVEYCVFPGAVNREAKQKVLEKIARSEAKHFLVLFRDAGCQFRALYSYVPETDQVTKLYGTGPSQVDEVMFDKFFKYNSGGKCFSQVHTKHLTVTIDAFTIHNSLWQGKRVQLPSKKDMALVI, from the exons ATGGATGCCGAAACACAGGAAATACGACAG GCTCGTCAACGTGCTTCCGTCAAATGGCTGCTGTCGAAGGCGTTCAACAATCGCGTACCCGACAACCTGAAGGAGCCGTTCTATCGCGATCACGAGAACCAGGAACGCCTCAAGCCGCAGATCGTTGTTGAGCTGGGCAATGCGACGCTCTACTGTCAGACGTTGTCCAATCTCTACTCTGATCCCAACTACCAAAGCTTAAATCACTGGTCAATCTTACAGACGCTAGCGCGCAAGGGAGTCGCTGTGGTCGAGTCCTCGGACATGCCCATTACCGAAACGGTATTAATTCAAACGAATCCGTTGCGAATT AATGCACACATGTCTGTGATAGAATCGCTGATGATTCTGTATGCAAAGGAAATATCGTCGGGAGACCGCGTCACATCGGCCCTGCGAAG AATATCTGGCAGCAGTTATCAGGCGCCTGCTGGCCAAACTTACGAGCAAGCATTGCTTGCTTGGATATCGCATGCGTGCGCTGCGCTAAAGAAGCGCATCGTCAAGGAGCTGGAGTCAAGTGTGCCGGATGAAATC gGCACACGTCTGCAAACGCCGGATATACCGCCAGTGCGTGATTTTCAGGATCTGTGCGATGGCATTTGCCTGGCGCTGCTCATTTCCTACTATTGCCCCAAGGTGGTGCCGTGGACGAGTGTGCGCATCAACTATCTGCCCGCGGTGGAGGACTCCATACACAATATACTGCTCGTGAGCAGTTTTTCACAAAAGCATTTGCCATACGGCGTCTTCCACATGACGCCCGAGGACATCACCTACATGCGGGG CTCGATGAAACTGAATCTGGTCTTGCTGCTGACGGATTTGTTCAATCTGTTCGAAATACACCCGGCCAAATGTGTTTGCTACCCTGGCATGGATGGACAGG ATGTCATCGCCAAGCGCACCATGGGCGCCAATGAGCACGGAATCTGCCATCGACGGGGCCTCACAATGCAACCCGTAACGCCCATACCCGATTTACGCAGCGATCTTGACCAGCCGCCAGTTGGCTCGCCATCGAATCGGCCACCGTTTCAAG TTCCGAACACAAATTCATTTAGCGGCGGCTTAAATCGCAGATCAACTCCGCCCACCGAATATCAAACGATGCAATCAAATCACTTTGATGGCAATCAAGCTGAAG CGTTCGTCGTGCACAAGTCGCGTGGCATTACCACACTCTCATCCATGCACtcgcaacatcagcaacagcagcagcagcaacatcatcatcagcagcagcaacagcaacaacactttcagcaccagcaacagcatcaacaactgcagcagcaacagttgcagtcgcagcagGAGCCCTTGGTTCCAGCTCGGTTGCGTCAGGCTAAAGAAAAGAACAATGTCGAGTCGAAGGCAGACGAGAGAG GCGATTTTGTCGCTGCTGGTCGACCAAGTAACTGGGAACAGAGCCGACGTCCGAGCTTTGCAG GTCGCCGTTCACGAAGGAATTCCTCCAGCGAAGATTCGCAGCTGACGATTGAGAATTTTGGAGGCTCGCAGGATCAAATCAATACGCTGGGCAGATATGAACGTGAACGGGACAGGGAAAGGGAACGTAAGCTGTCTAACACAAGTGTGG AACCTGCTGTGGCAGTGCGTTCTTCGATTGCCGATGCGCGTGGCACACTGCAGCTGGGCTACGACACGGATTCAGGATCGGAGAAGCAGGATCGTGAAACGGAAAAGTATTCAATGCGTCGACAAGCAAG TGTCGACAATGTGCCCACGGTCTCGAGCCACAATCTGTCGAATTTATCAAATGCGGGTAGTCCGTTGCCCATGGCGCGTAATAAACAACATTCCAACGAAAGGGATTATGCGAATGCCGAGCACTACAACGATGCCAGATCAACGAGTGGCTACGATCCGGAGAGCACACCTGTACGCAAGTCCTCGACGAGCAGCATGCCCGCCAGTCCGGCTGCGTGGCAATTGGAGATTTGCGATGACGATATGCGTTCGCTGGAGCATGTCAACAAGCTGTCGTCGATGCGCATGAAACTTGAAGAGAAACGGCGACGTATCGAGCAGGATAAGCGTAAAATCGAAATGGCCGTGATGAGGCACCAAGAAAAg GAGGATTTGGAATCGTGTCCGGATGTCTTGAAGTGGGAGACCATGAGCAATGAGTCGAAGCGCACGCCGGACATTGATCCCGCTGACATGGACAAGTACCAG CAACAAACCTATGGCTCGCAACAACACTTGGCTGATCATCATTACCAGCAACGTCCCATGCAGCAAAGCTTTGGCTCATCACCGCATCTTCCGCAGGCCTTCAATGCGCCCGTCAGCGCCTACAGTTCCCGTCCGCCCAGTCGCGATCCctaccagcaacagcagcagcagctccaccatccacaccagcagcagcccaTGCAAATGCCCCCGATGCAGTACGTCAACGAGCACGGCCAATACATGTCGCCACCTGCTCACTACATGCAACCCCAGAGCATCTACAGCGACAATGGTGCACCCTACAACAACCATTCGCCGTACGGAGCTCCACCGCCGCAGCCACAGTATCAGCAGCGGAACAGCGTCTACGATGACTACGGCCAGCCGGCGAATCACTTTTACCTGCACGAGTCTCCGCCCCAGCCACATCCTCAGCGACGTACTTGGGCGCActcggcggcagcagctgcctatgagcagcagcagcagcaacaacaacagcaccagcaTCAACAGCCCTTGGTGGATGTGAATGCCTGGCAAAGCCAGAAgaagttgcaacagcagcagcaacaactgcagcagcagcagcagcttcaacaAAACTGGCCAAATCGACCGCCCTCCAGCGCTGGCGCATCTCAGGGCTTTGTGCTGCATCAGAATGGTGGCAGCGGTGCtggaggcggcggtggcggtgagTTGCAGCATCTGTTTCAGATGCAATCATCGCCACAGCATGGCCAGCGTTTGCATGGTGGCGCCAATGGCGTGCAACGCCAACAATCGTTGACCAATCTTCGCGACAATCGCTCGCCCAAGGGCAACATGATGCAACCGCAGCCCATGACGTTGGGTCAGCATGAGGATATGATGGCGCCGCAGAGCATTTGCTTTATTGGCGACGAGGAGGATGTGGATGAGCTGGAGCGCAACATTATCGAGTCAATGCAGTCAACACGCATCTCTGATTTTGtggtgcagcaacagcagcggctgcatcagcagcagcaacaacagcagcagcaacagttgccggCGACGCACAGCGGACGCGGCAGCAGCTCAGAGGATTACGATAGCGGCGAGCTGATTTCCAATAAGCTAAACATCACCAGCGGCAATCTGACCTATCGCATACCCTCGCCTTCGCGACCCTCCATACAGGCCAACAGCTTTCAGGATCCACGCGGCAGTGTcggcggtggcagcggcagcggtggCAGTGGCGAGGAGCAGCGACCCGAGAAGGGCTTCTACATATCGTTCGACAACGATCAGCCGAAACGACCAAAGCCGCCGTTGCGCACCAAGCGCTCTCCCAAAAAGGAACCGGGTCGGGATAGTGTGGACAACCAAGTTGTCCTTAAACGTGAATCGCTAAGTCAACtgcacaacatcaacaactcGGTGGGCGGTGGTGATGAGATCAAGAACGCTTCCCTTGCCCGTCACAGCATCCATGGAATTGCCGCTGGCTTGCCATCGAATGCCAACAGTGCTGGCAACGCCACCTACAACAAGTACACGGATGAGCCGCCCATTCAACTGCGCCAGATGGCTGCAGCGACGGCCGAACCCTTGGGTCTGGAGCGTCGGCATCTTGAGGACCTCACCAatcagccgcagcaacaaccTCTGTCGCCCACTCGTCTGAGGGCCGAGCAAAATGCCGAGGCAGCCAAGAACAAGGCGATCGTCATTGGTGCGGATTCGACTAATCTGGATCCG GAATCTGTTGATGAAATGGAGCGTCGCAAGGAAAAGATTATGCTGCTCTCGCTGCAGCGTCGCCAGCAGCAAGAGGAGGCGAAGGCGCGCAAGGAGATTGAGGCATCACAGAAGCGTGAAAAGGAACGGGAAAAGGAGGAGGAACGTGCGCGCAAAAAGGAGGAGCAAGTGGCGCGACGAGCGGCCATATTGGAACAACATAGACTAAAGAAAGCCATCGAAGAGGCCGAGCGAGAA ggTAAAACCCTGGATCGGCCCGATCTACATGTTAAACTACAGCCGCAGAGTTCGAGTGCGTCCACGCCACGTCTTAGACAGCAGCGTGTCACACGACCACGGCCCAAAACCATCCACGTCGATGATGCTAGCGTGGACATTAGTGAGGCTTCAAGCCTATCCAGTCGGGGAAAGAAAGGCTCCAGTTCTAATCTAACTG GCTACGGTCAGCTAAGCTCAAATTCAATGAAAAGAGATTATTACCGGGGATCTCAAGACTCCCTAACTGTTAAAG AGTCCCCCGACGATTATCCCAGCACAAGTTCAACTCCGATTGGACGACGGGGATCATACAAAACTTCCAGAG AGCCAGCCGTCGAAAGGGGCCGCACCCTGTCGCGTATATCAGTTGCTAAGGGGAGCACACTTAATTTCCGTGGCCGAAAGTCCAATTCACTAATGAATTTGTGCG ACACAGATTCGGGATTGGGACGGGCAACTCCGCCGCGCCGCGCACCGTCACCAGGAATGGCGGCATCAGGTAGGCATATGCCATCTCCCTCTGGACCAGGCTCTTTGCCGCCAGGTTTGATATCGAAGCGTCGCGGATTTGATGATGGATCAAGTGATACCATGGAATACTCGG GTCCAAAACTGTATAAACAACCAGCGGCCAAATCGAATCGCGGCATTATACTGAATGCCGTTGAATACTGCGTTTTTCCGGGCGCCGTGAATCGCGAGGCGAAGCAGAAAGTGCTCGAGAAGATCGCACGCTCCGAGGCGAAACACTTCCTTGTACTCTTCCGTGATGCCGGCTGCCAATTCCGTGCCCTCTACAGCTATGTGCCCGAAACGGACCAAGTGACAAAGCTGTACGGCACGGGACCTAGTCAAGTCGACGAAGTCATGTTCGATAAGTTCTTCAA ATACAACTCAGGTGGCAAATGCTTCTCCCAGGTGCACACAAAGCATCTGACAGTCACGATAGACGCCTTCACAATACACAACTCGCTGTGGCAGGGCAAGCGGGTGCAGTTGCCCAGCAAGAAGGACATGGCACTTGTAATCTAA